A window of Aurantibacillus circumpalustris genomic DNA:
GTTTTAATTTCCAGGAACAGCCCGTTGAATTTCTTTGCACAAAATTTATGAAAACAACCAAGTTTTAAAACTTTTCATATTCTACATCGTTATCGCTCAAATCTAATTTAACGTTACTAGACTTACCATTACCCAAGTGCATTCCTATACGATCGAATTTTGCAGAGCTTGTTTTCTGGCTCACTGCCAATTGTTTTGTTAGAGAAGTTGTATGTAGAACTTTTTTATCATGAGTACGTTTTGCAGCATGATTATGATCCAATTTAAAAAAAGTAACTGTTTCTTTTAATTGTTCTGCCTGCGCATTCAGTTCTTCAGCTCCCGCTGCCACCTCTTCAGAAGCCGCTGCGTTTTCCTGTACAACCTGATTTAATTGTTGAATCGCGTTGTTCACCTGCTCTGCGCCTGAATTCTGTTCAATACTTGAACTCACAATCTCCTGAACTAATTCAGCAGTTTTTTGAATATTAGGGACTACATTCTTAAGAAGTTCACCTGAATTAACAGCAATATCGACACTTTTGCGAGATACCTCATCAATTTCTGAAGCTGCTAATTGACTTCTTTCTGCCAACTTACGAACCTCGGCTGCCACAACAGCAAATCCTTTGCCGTGCTCACCTGCTCTTGCTGCTTCAACAGCTGCATTTAATGCTAATAAATTTGTTTGTCTTGCTATTTCTCCAATAATGGATATTTTACTGGCAATCGTTTTCATTGAATGAACCGTAGTATCAACAGCTTGATTACTCTCATTAATTTCTTTAGCAGACTTAACCGATATTTTTTCTGTTTCTTTCGAATTACTTGTATTCTGCTGAATGTTAGCAACCATCTCTTCCATTGACGATGAAATTTCTTCCACTGAACTTGCTTGCTCAGTGGCACCTTCAGACATTTGTTGAGAAGACGCAGACATCTGTGTACTCGCAGATAAAATATTTTCTGCGCCAGAAGTGATTGTACTAATAATTTCTCTTAGTTTTTCAACCATGCTTTTCATACTGCCAAGTGCATCTCCTACTTCATCCTTTGAAGTTGACTCGATAGAAACTGTAAGATCACCTTGTGCCACCATTTTAATTTTTTCAACAAGGGTTAAAATTGGCTTTGCGATTGAACTTGCAATCACCACAGCAAAAACAATAGAAACAAGCATAACTATTAATCCCATGGTAATAATCATATTACGCAAACTATAAATCGAGGCAAAAGCTTCGTCTTGATCTTTTTCTGCAATAATGGCCCATTTTAAACCCATTATATTAATCGGTTCAAAGGAACTTAGTACCGCACTGTTGCGATAATCACTGATGAGTTTGTCACCTTTTGTCCCACTTAATGCTGAGCTGGATGCTTCAGTTTTAATGGTTTGATATAGAATTGGCGAACCAGCAGCTTTAATGCGATCAAGATTTTTTTGGTCGTACCCTACACGTGCAAGTTCTTTATAATATTCTTCAGGATTTTCCTCCAAAAAACGTGAAGTACTACGCATTTTATAGTCCTCACCTAGAAGGTAGGTTTCTCCTGTAGCACCAAGTCCGTCTTCCAACCATTTGTTGTTACCGGTCATTACATCATTGATTTGATCAATTGATAACTGAAATGCAACCACACCGATGGTTTGTCCATTTTCAATAATGGGTGCAGACATAAAAGCAGAAGGTACACCTAAAGAGGCAACATAGGGTTCAAAATCGGTTAATACACCTTTGTCCGCAGGACCATTAATTGCTGTTTTGTAACTATTAGCGAGATTGCTGTTAGATTGAGTACCATTAACTAAGTCTGACGCATAATCAATTTCTTTAGATGCTGAATAGAGTACTTGACCGTCTTTGTCGATAATAAATAAATCTGAGATGGTAAATTTAGAGGTTACATTTGCGAGTCCTGGATCATAAATTGAGTGTATATGATTGTACTCGTCAATTCCTGAAATAGCTGTATTGTTATGTGCTGATCCAGCAGCTGTTCCATTATTAAGAACATACTCATTTTGGAGCACAATGGTCTGTGGAAATTTCGGGGCAATGGTGCGACCATCGAAATTCTCTCCTGTATTTTTCGTAATACCGGGACCAACAACGCTGGTATAATAATTCGATACTTTATCTTGCAGTGTGCGATATTCAGCACTGCTTTGATCTATTTTTAAGTTATCATAAGCAACACTTAAATCCTTAGCAGCATCAACTACCATTTTGTCTCTTGATAAGCTTAATACAAGGCTTTCCATTGATTCAAAATACTGCTCAATGGCTTTTTTCTTGGTTGCTTTTACTGAAATAAGTTGCGAGAACACACTTTGTTCTAAACTCTTTCTAGAAGAACTGTAACTTACCCAGCCTAGTATTAGCGTATTCAGCAATACCAGTATTGCCATTACAACGGCGATTTTTGTTTTGATTTTTAAATTTTTAATTAGTTTCATGTTTTTTGTTTTTTGTTTGTGATTTTACTTTTGTTTTATTTTTGATTTATTTTATTTAAAATTTTCCAATAATGGCTATACCTAAGGTTGTTTGATTCTTCGATAATTCATTGTCTCTTCCTTTATAATATACAGGCAGACTCGCAAAATCTTTTTTAAACTCAAGCTTAATAGCTATATTTTTTAATGGTTCAATTGCTAATGTCATAGTCTGTCCCAAGTAACTGCATCCTAAATACTGCACTTTTTGGGAGTCGTCAAAAAACTCTGTTCTACTACCAATTGTCAACATTGAATTGATTTTATACTTAAGATACAGGGCAGCTCCGCCCCAGGTGTTCTTTTTGCCGTCAAAATTATTTAAACCGTAGGCAGCGTTTAATGCAACCCTGATTTTTTTAGTAAGTCCCGTTTCATAGCTTAAATCCAACATTTGTTTAAACACCTTTATCGTATCTCCTGTTAATGAAGACGGTGCTTCATTACCGCCAATCCAATTCAAAATCAAAAATGATTTGTCGTTGGGAGTCAAACTTACTTGACTCATAAAGGTTTTTGCTTTGTTATCATCCGAAATTTTATCCCATCCAGAAACAATGCCACCCATTAATTTAATTTTTTCGCTTAACGTTAAATCCATTTTTATTCCAGTGTGATAAAATGGTCCATTTGTGAATAAATTAGAAACACTATAATTAAAGTTGTTTGACGCCTCTATTACTTCATATCCAATTGGTGTGGC
This region includes:
- a CDS encoding methyl-accepting chemotaxis protein, with the protein product MKLIKNLKIKTKIAVVMAILVLLNTLILGWVSYSSSRKSLEQSVFSQLISVKATKKKAIEQYFESMESLVLSLSRDKMVVDAAKDLSVAYDNLKIDQSSAEYRTLQDKVSNYYTSVVGPGITKNTGENFDGRTIAPKFPQTIVLQNEYVLNNGTAAGSAHNNTAISGIDEYNHIHSIYDPGLANVTSKFTISDLFIIDKDGQVLYSASKEIDYASDLVNGTQSNSNLANSYKTAINGPADKGVLTDFEPYVASLGVPSAFMSAPIIENGQTIGVVAFQLSIDQINDVMTGNNKWLEDGLGATGETYLLGEDYKMRSTSRFLEENPEEYYKELARVGYDQKNLDRIKAAGSPILYQTIKTEASSSALSGTKGDKLISDYRNSAVLSSFEPINIMGLKWAIIAEKDQDEAFASIYSLRNMIITMGLIVMLVSIVFAVVIASSIAKPILTLVEKIKMVAQGDLTVSIESTSKDEVGDALGSMKSMVEKLREIISTITSGAENILSASTQMSASSQQMSEGATEQASSVEEISSSMEEMVANIQQNTSNSKETEKISVKSAKEINESNQAVDTTVHSMKTIASKISIIGEIARQTNLLALNAAVEAARAGEHGKGFAVVAAEVRKLAERSQLAASEIDEVSRKSVDIAVNSGELLKNVVPNIQKTAELVQEIVSSSIEQNSGAEQVNNAIQQLNQVVQENAAASEEVAAGAEELNAQAEQLKETVTFFKLDHNHAAKRTHDKKVLHTTSLTKQLAVSQKTSSAKFDRIGMHLGNGKSSNVKLDLSDNDVEYEKF